In Gossypium arboreum isolate Shixiya-1 unplaced genomic scaffold, ASM2569848v2 Contig00225, whole genome shotgun sequence, the genomic window TCCGACCCTTACTGCCCAACCTGAGAGCGGACAGCTAATGCATTCCACTTATTGAACAGGGTTCTATGGTCGGTCCGCGACCCCTGGATACCGAAGGCGTCCTTGGGGTGATCTCGTAGTTCCTACGGGGTGGAGACGATGGGGTTGGTCCATGGATTTTCCTTCCTTTTGCCGCATTTCGCTCAAAGGGTTGAAGGGAGATAGTGCATCAAGCTGTTCGCAAGGGCCAACTTGATCCTCTTCCCCAGGGATCCCAGATGGGGGAACCTAGGGGAGCCGCCGACTCCAACTACCGTCCATGTACGATCCATACTAGATCTGACCAACCGCCCATCCTACCTCTTCTACGTTCTTGACAGCCCATCTTTGTCTCAGTAGAGTCTTTCAGTGGCATGTTTCGGTCCTCTTCCCCATTACTTAGAAAAAGTGAGCCACCGGTTCAGGTACAAGATACTATCATTACCGCCTGGACAATTAGACACCCAACCCGTAATCGCAACGACCCAATTGCAAGAGCGGAGCTCTACCAACTGAGCTATATCCCCCGAGCCAAGTGGAGCATGCATGAAGGAGTCAGATGCTTCTTCTATTCTTTTCCTTGGCGCAGCTGGGCCATCCTGGACTTGAACCAGAGACCTCGCCCGTGAAGTAAATCATCGCACCTACGGTCCAACCAATTGGGAGAGAATCAATAGATTCCTTTTCGGGAGCGATTCATCCTTCCCGAACGCAGCATACAACTCTCCGTTGTACTGCGCTCTCCAAGTGTGCTTGTTCCCCTTCTTCCTTACCATGGCAagtatttgtgaaataagaaatAACTCcgatgggaagaaaaaaaaagagggcgTTAAGAGACCCTCTTGGCCCAACCCTAAACACTCTAAGATCCTTTTTCAAACCTGCTCCCATTTCGAGTCAAGAGATAGATAAATAGACACATCCCATTGCACTGATCGGGGGCGTTCGTAGTGACTGAGGGGGTCGAAGACCAAGAAGTGAATTATTTATCAGCCAAGCATTCTTCTTACGGCTAGATCCAATCTCCTGGTCCCTGCGGAAAGGAAAAGAATTTCACGTTCTTCCTTTCGGGAAGGGAGGATTAGGAAAATCCTATTGATTGCAGCTTTCTCCGGACCTCCGGGAAAAGCATGAAAAAAAAAGGCTCGAATGGTACGATCCCTCCGTCACCCCAGAATGAAAGGGGCGATCTCGTAGTTCTTGGTCTGTGAAGATACGTTGTTAGgtgctccattttattttcccattGAGGCCGAACCTAAACCTGTGCTCGAGAGATAGCTGTCCATACACTGATAAGGGATGTATGGATTATCGAGAAGAGAGGAGCCGTGGTGGTCCCCCCCGGACCGCCCAGATCCCACGAGTGAATAGAAAGTTGGATCTACATTGGATCTCACCTGAATCGCCCCATCTATCCTCCTGAGGAGAAGTTTGGTTTCAAACCCCGGTTCGAACAGGAGAAGTACGCCATGCTAATGTGCCTTGGATGATCCACATCTCAGGGTCAGGCGCTGATGAGCACATTGAACTATCCATGTGGCTGAGAGCCCTCACAGCCCAGGCACAACGACGCAATTATCAGGGGCGCGCTCTACCACTGAGCTAATAGCCCGTCGTGCGGGCCACCCCCGGGGGGCCCGCGATGCCAAAAGCGAGAGAAACCCCATCCCTCTCTTTCCTTTTTACGCCCCCATGTCGCCACATGGGAGGGACCCGGGGGCGTAAAAGGGGATCCTATCAACTTGTTCCGACCTAGGATAATAAGCTCATGGGCTTGGTCTTACTTCACCGTCGAGAAACGAAAGAAGGCTTCCATCTCCAAGTTTAATTCAGACGTAGCTCGCTTCTTTTTGGGTGTGAAGCAGTGTCAAACCaaaatacccaacaagcattagctCTCCCTGAAAAGGAGGTGATCCAGCCGCACCTTCCAGTACGGCTACCTTGTTACGACTTCACTCCAGTCACTAGCCCTGCCTTCGGCATCCCCCTCCTTGCGGTTAAGGTAACGACTTCGGGCATGGCCAGCTCCCATAGTGTGACGGGCGGTGTGTACAAGGCCCGGGAACGAATTCACCGCCGTATGGCTGACCGGCGATTACTAGCGATTCCGGCTTCATGCAGGCGAGTTGCAGCCTGCAATCCGAACTGAGGACGGGTTTTTGGAGTTAGCTCACCCTCGCGGGATCGCGACCCTTTGTCCCGTCCATTGTAGCACGTGTGTCGCCCAGGGCATAAGGGGCATGATGACTTGACGTCATCCTCACCTTCCTCCGGCTTATCACCGGCAGTCTGCTCAGGGTTCCAAACTCAACGGTGGCAACTAAACACGAGGGTTGCGCTCGTTGCGGGACTTAACCCAACACCTTACGGCACGAGCTGACGACAGCCATGCACCACCTGTGTCCGCGTTCCCGAAGGCACCCCTCTCTTTCAAGAGGATTCGCGGCATGTCAAGCCCTGGTAAGGTTCTTCGCTTTGCATCGAATTAAACCACATGCTCCACCGCTTGTGCGGGCCCCCGTCAATTCCTTTGAGTTTCATTCTTGCGAACGTACTCCCCAGGCGGGATACTTAACGCGTTAGCTACAGCACTGCACGGGTCGATACGCACAGCGCCTAGTATCCATCGTTTACGGCTAGGACTACTGGGGTATCTAATCCCATTCGCTCCCCTAGCTTTCGTCTCTCAGTGTCAGTGTCGGCCCAGCAGAGTGCTTTCGCCGTTGGTGTTCTTTCCGATCTCTACGCATTTCACCGCTCCACCGGAAATTCCTCTGCCCCTACCGTACTCCAGCTTGGTAGTTTCCACCGCCTGTCCAGGGTTGAGCCCTGGGATTTGACGGCGGACTTAAAAAGCCACCTACAGACGCTTTACGCCCAATCATTCCGGATAACGCTTGCATCCTCTGTATTACCGCGGCTGCTGGCACAGAGTTAGCCGATGCTTATTCCCCAGATACCGTCATTGCTTCTTCTCCGGGAAAAGAAGTTCACGACCCGTGGGCCTTCTACCTCCACGCGGCATTGCTCCGTCAGGCTTTCGCCCATTGCGGAAAATTCCCCACTGCTGCCTCCCGTAGGAGTCTGGGCCGTGTCTCAGTCCCAGTGTGGCTGATCATCCTCTCGGACCAGCTACTGATCATCGCCTTGGTAAGCTATTGCCTCACCAACTAGCTAATCAGACGCGAGCCCCTCCTCGGGCGGATTCCTCCTTTTGCTCCTCAGCCTACGGGGTATTAGCAGCCGTTTCCAGCTGTTGTTCCCCTCCCAAGGGCAGGTTCTTACGCGTTACTCACCCGTCCGCCACTGGAAACACCACTTCCCGTCCGACTTGCATGTGTTAAGCATGCCGCCAGCGTTCATCCTGAGCCAGGATCGAACTCTCCATGAGATTCATAGTTGCATTACTTATAGCTTCCTTGTTCGTAGACAAAGCCGGTTCGGAATTGTCTTTCATTCCAAGGCATAACTTGTATCCATGCGCTTCATATTCGCCTGGAGTTCGCTCCCAGAAATATAGCCATCCCTACCCCCTCACGTCAATCCCACGAGCCTCTTATCCATTCTTATTCGATCACGGCGGGGGGCAAGGCAAAATAGAAAAACTCACATTGGGTTTAGGGATAATCAGGCTCGAACTGATGACTTCCACCACGTCAAGGTGACACTCTACCGCTGAGTTATATCCCTTCCCTGCCCCCATCAAGAAATAGAACTGACTAATCCTAAGTCAAAGGATCGAGAAACTCAACAACGCCACTATTCTTGAACAACTTGGAGCCAGGCTTTCCTTTCGCACTATTACGGATACGAAAATAATGGAAAAGTTGGATTCAATTGTCAACTGCTCCTATCGGAAATAGGATTGACTACGGATTCGAGCCATATACACATGGTTTCATAAAACCGTACGATTCTCCCGATCTAAATCAAGCAGGTTTTACATGAAGAAGGTTTGCCTCAGCATGTTCTATTCGATACGAGTAGGAGAAGCGGTATTcttaaaaaaatagagaaatcaGAACCAAGTTAAGATGATACGGATCAGCCCCTTCTTCTTGCGCCAAAGATCTTACCATTTCCGAAGGAACTGGAGTTACATCTCTTTTCCAGTTCCATTCAAGAGTTCTTATGTGTTTCCACGACCCTTTAAGACCCCGAAATTTTgacaaatttcttttcttttcttaggaACACATACAAGATTCGTCACTACAAACAGGATAATGGTAACCCCACGATTAATTACTTCATTTATGAATTTCATAGTAATAGAAATACATGTCCTACCGAAACAGAATTTGTAACTTGCTATCCTCTTGCCTAGCGGGCAAGGATTTACCTCCGTGGAAAAGATGATTCATTCGGATCCGCATGAAAGCCCAACTCCATTGCATTGCCAGAATCCATGTTGTATATTTGAAAGAGGTTGACCTCCTTGCTTCTCTCATGGTACAATCCTCTTCCCGCTGAGCCCCCTTTCTCCTCGGTCCACAGAGACAAAATGGAATGTAGGACTAGGACTGGCGCCAACAGTTAATCACGGAAGAAAGGACTCACTGAGCCGGGATCACTAACTAATACTAATCTAATCTAACTAATACTAATCTAATACTAATAGAATAGAATACTAATCTAATACTCTAATACTAATAGAATAGaaaaaatagaatagaaaataCTAATATAATAGAAAGAAAAGAACTGTCTTTTCTGTATACTTTCCCAGTTCCGTTGCTACCGCGGGCTTTACGCAATCGATCGGATCATATAGATATCCCTTCAACACAACATAGGTCGTCGAAAGGATCTCGGAGACTCACCAAAGCACGAAAGCCAGGATCTTTCAGAAAATGGATTCCTATTCGAAGAGTGCATAACCGCATGGATAAGCTCACACTAACCCGTCAATTTTGGATCCAATTCAGGATTTTCCTTGGGGGTATCAGTAAGGAATTGGAATGTAATAATATTGATTCATATAGGAGGAAAAGGTTCTCTATTGATTCAAATGCTGTACCTATGGGATAGGGATAGAGAAAGAGGAAAACCGAAGATTTCACATAGTGCTTTTGATCGAAAAATCAATCTGATTTATTTCGTACCCCTCGCTCAATGAGAAAATGGGTCAGATTCTATAGGATCAAACCTATGGGACTTAGGGAATGATGgaaggaataaaataaaaaaaaagaaatcaaaaagagggaaaaaataataaaaataataaataagtaaataaaaatgaaGTAGAAGAACCCAGATTCCAAATGAACAAATTCAAACTTGAAAAGGATCTTTCTGATTCTCGAAGAATGAGGGCAAAGGATTGATCGAGAAAGATCTCTTGTTCTTATTATAAGATCGTGTGATTGGATCCGCAGATGTTTGGTAAAAAATCTTCTCTTTTGAGAATAATCAAAATGGAAAGTGTTCAATTGGAACATGAAAACGTGACTGAATTTGTCCTAGTTACTCTTCGGGACAGAGTGGAAGAAGGGAGGAGATTCTCGAACGAGGAAAAGGACCCAATGACTTCGAAAGAATTGAACGAGGAGCCGTATGAGGTGAAAATCTCATGTACGGTTCTGTAGAGTGGCAGTAAGGGTGACTTATCTGTCAACTTTTCCACTATCACCCCCAAAAAACCAAACTCTGCCTTACGTAAAGTTGCCAGAGTACGATTAACCTCTGGGTTTGAAATCACTGCTTATATACCTGGTATTGGCCATAATTCACAAGAACATTCTGTAGTCTTAGTAAGAGGGGGAAGGGTTAAGGATTTACCCGGTGTGAGATATCACATTGTTCGAGGAACCCTAGATGCTGTCGGAGTAAAGGATCGTCAACAAGGGCGTTCTAGTGCGTTGTAGATTCTTATCCAAGACTTGTATCATTTGATGATGCCATGTGAATCGCTAGAAACATGTGAAGTGTATGGCTAACCCAATAACGAAAGTTTCGTAAGGGGACTGGAGCAGGCTACCATGAGACAAAAGATCTTCTTTCTAAAGAGATTCGATTCGGAACTATTATATGTCCAAGGTCCAATATTGAAATAATTTCAGAGGTTTTCCTGACTTTGTCCGTGTCAACAAACAATTCGAAATGCCTCGACTCTTTTAGAACAGGTCCGGGTCAAATAGCAATGATTCGAAGCACTTCTTTTTACACTATTTCGGAAACCCAAGGACTCAATCGTATGGATATGTAAAATACAGGATTTCCAATCCTAGCAGGAAAGGGAGGGAAACGGATACTCAATTTAAAGTGAGTAAACAGAATTCCATACTCGATCTCATAGATACATATGGAATTCCGTGGAAAACCGTATTCGATGAAAGTCGTATGTACGGCTTGGAGGGAGATCTTTCATATCTTTCGAGATCCACCCTACAATATGGggtcaaaaagccaaaataaatgaTTTTAGCCCTTATAAAAGAAAATGGATTCTTGAACCCTTTCACGCTCATGTCACGTCGAGGTACTGCAGAAGAAAAAACTGCAAAATCCGATCCAATTTATCGTAATCGATTAGTTAACATGTTGGTTAACCGTATTCTGAAACACGGAAAAAAATCATTGGCTTATCAAATTATCTATCGAGCCTTGAAAAAGATTCAACAAAAGACAGAAACAAATCCACTATCTGTTTTACGTCAAGCAATACGTGGAGTAACTCCCGATATAGCAGTAAAAGCAAGACGTGTAGGCGGATCGACTCATCAAGTTCCCATTGAAATAGGATCCACACAAGGAAAAGCACTTGCCATTCGTTGGTTATTAGGGGCATCCCGAAAACGTCCGGGTCGAAATATGGCTTTCAAATTAAGTTCCGAATTAGTGGATGCTGCCAAAGGGAGTGGCGATGCCATACGCAAAAAGGAAGAGACTCATAGAATGGCAGAGGCAAATAGAGCTTTTGCACATTTTCGTTAATCCATGAACAGGATCGATATAGACACATAGATTCATGGATCCATACATCTCGATCGGAAAAGAAtcaatagaaaaagaaagaatcggAATTGATCGATATATTTCTCGAAACAAACGAAAAGGAAACGAAAGCTGAAACATAAATCATGGATCAACTAAGCCCTCTCGGGGACTTGCTTAAGAATAAGAAAGAGGAATCTCATGTAAATACCATGGAATAAGGTTTGATCCTATTCATGGGGATTCCGTAAATATTCCCATTCCAAAACTAGAAAGTTCGAAACAATTGGGATTTTTTTTGGAGATTGGATGCAGTTACTAATTCATGATCTGGCATGTACAGAATGAAAACTTCATTCTCGATTCTACGAGAATTTTTATGAAAGCCTTTCATTTGCTTCTCTTCGATGGAAGTTTTATTTTCCCAGAATGTATCCTAATTTTGGCCTAATTCTTCTTCTGATGATCGATTCAACCTCTGATCAAAAAGATATACCTTGGTTATATTTCATCTCTTCAACAAGTTTAGTAATGAGCATAACGGCCCTATTGTTCCGATGGAGAGAAGAACCTATGATTAGCTTTTCAGGAAATTTCCAAACGAACAATTTCAACGAAAtctttcaatttcttattttactatgttCAACTCTATGTATTCCTCTATCCGTAGAGTACATTGAATGTACAGAAATGGCTATAGCAGAGTTTCTGTTATTCGTATTAACAGCTACTCTAGGAGGAATGTTTTTATGCGGTGCTAACGATTTAATAACTATCTTTGTAGCTCCAGAATGTTTCAGTTTATGCTCCTACCTATTATCTGGATATACCAAGAAAGATGTACGGTCTAATGAGGCTACTACGAAATATTTACTCATGGGTGGGGCAAGCTCTTCTATTCTGGTTCATGGTTTCTCTTGGCTATATGGTTCATCCGGGGGAGAGATCGAGCTTCAAGAAATAGTGAATGGTCTTATCAATACACAAATGTATAACTCCCCAGGAATTTCAATTGCGCTTATATTCATCACTGTAGGAATTGGGTTCAAGCTTTCCCCAGCCCCTTCTCATCAATGGACTCCTGACGTATACGAAGGAGTGCGGTTCGTTCGATAAATTCCTACCTCTCTATCTATCTCTGAGATGTTTGGATTTTTCAAAACTCCATGGACATGCAGAAGAGAAATGCTATCCCCACTCAGACCAAGACATAACTTTGACTTGTTCAAATAACAATTAAGGTGAAGCAGGGTCAGGAACAACGATTCTCTTTATGATAAACAGATCCATTTTGCAAGTTCGTTATTACGGGTAGTTCCTACAAAGGATCGGACTAATGACGTATACAATACTTGAATTCTCGATGTAGATGCTACATAGTTGGTTCTCATCCTTCAGAGACTACGAGTGTAATAGGAGCATCCGTCGACAAAAGGATCACCCTAAGATGATCATCTCATGGCTATTGAGAACGAATCAAATCAGATGGTTCTATTTCTCAATCTTTCTGACTTGCTCCTACGGAACCAAGGTCGAAAAGATTGAGAAAATCAGTCATTCACAACCACTGATGAAGGATTCCTCGAAAAGTTAAGGATTAGTAATCCGTTTTAGAAATCGAATGGGTTCGATCTTATACATACGCGAGGAAGGTaatcaaaaaaaagaaagaagataagTTCTTCTTTACTTTTATCACTTAGGAGCCGTGCGAGATGAAAGTCTCATGCACGGTTTTGAATGAGAGAAAGAAGTGAGGAATCCTCTTTTCGACTCTGACTCTCCCACTCCAGTCGTTGCTTTTCTTTCTGTTACTTCGAAAGTAGCTGCTTCGGCTTCAGCCACTGAATTTTCGATATTCCTTTTTATTTCTCATCAAACGAATGGCATCTTCTTCTGGAAATCCTAGCTATTCTTAGCATGATATTGGGGAATCTCATTGCTATTACTCAAACAAGCATGAAACGTATGCTTGCATATTCGTCCATAGGTCAAATCGGATATGTAATTATTGGAATAATTGTTGGAGACTCAAATGGTGGATATGCGAGCATGATAACTTATATGCTGTTCTATATCTCCATGAATCTAGGAACTTTTGCTTGCATTGTATTATTTGGTCTACGTACCGGAACTGATAACATTCGAGATTATGCAGGATTATAC contains:
- the LOC128288503 gene encoding 30S ribosomal protein S7, chloroplastic — protein: MSRRGTAEEKTAKSDPIYRNRLVNMLVNRILKHGKKSLAYQIIYRALKKIQQKTETNPLSVLRQAIRGVTPDIAVKARRVGGSTHQVPIEIGSTQGKALAIRWLLGASRKRPGRNMAFKLSSELVDAAKGSGDAIRKKEETHRMAEANRAFAHFR